One genomic window of Arachis stenosperma cultivar V10309 chromosome 10, arast.V10309.gnm1.PFL2, whole genome shotgun sequence includes the following:
- the LOC130955927 gene encoding receptor-like serine/threonine-protein kinase SD1-8 isoform X4, translating to MRRIFFPHLNYLIIILISFIFITISTSSDTLTGTQILTTNQTLLSQNQTFVLGFFRVSDTNYYLGIWYNNINPQTIVWVANRDNPIDNSTGYLMIGDNGNLVLLNSSGNPAWSSNQTNAKNPVLQLLDTGNLVLKDSSDKISSSYLWQSFDYPTDTLLPEMKIGWNLDTGTEKHLTSWKVKGEDPSSGDYTMKVDYHGLPEILLSKNQTIICRSGPWNGERFSGHPAMKDNTYGLKFNFTYDVHSVFFSFSITKSSLLSRTIVTSDSDGEFQRYMWIQGSWNQFWYLPADQCDYYGQCGPYGVCDNDASPICTCMQGFRPKNQEAWNLRDGSDGCVRNTGLNCSTDKFLHLENMKLPETSSVFMNKSMTLDECGSLCKRNCSCTAYANIYITNGGSGCVMWLSQLFDMSVYRTDGQDLYVRLAAADIGSTSSNKNHRVVQAVGITLIVLVLGLVAICYLMKKSKQRSRGFVRRSHDWIMNEVVFSRKHLRDERNMDDLELPMFDFDTLTMATNNFSQDNKLGEGGFGRVYRGRLIEGQEIAVKRLSKKSGQGNEEFKNEVKLIVKLQHQNLVRLLGCCIEKDEKMLVYEYLENRGLDSILFDKSKRPLLDWERRFNIIYGIAKGLLYLHQDSRYRIIHRDLKTSNILLDNEMNPKISDFGIARIFDKNQMQAKTLRIIGTYGYMSPEYAMDGNFSIKSDVFSFGVMVLEIITGKKNREFYSDNNELNLLGNVWRHWHEGTALTLIDPSIGNSYAESKVMRCIHISLLCVQERAEDRPTMSSVILMLSSEAPSMPKPKIPGFSARTNYPEIDSSSNKQNDIWSVNQVTITMLDAR from the exons ATGAGGAGAATCTTCTTCCCACACCTTAACtacctcatcatcattcttattAGCTTCATCTTCATCACTATATCAACCTCCTCGGATACTTTAACCGGAACACAAATCCTCACAACCAACCAAACCCTGTTGTCACAAAACCAAACCTTCGTGCTGGGCTTCTTCAGAGTTTCCGACACCAACTATTACCTTGGAATATGGTATAACAACATCAATCCTCAAACAATAGTTTGGGTTGCAAACAGAGACAACCCCATTGATAACTCCACGGGCTATCTTATGATTGGAGACAACGGAAACCTTGTCCTCCTCAATTCATCCGGGAACCCTGCATGGTCCTCCAACCAAACCAACGCCAAGAATCCAGTTCTCCAGCTCCTTGATACTGGTAACCTTGTTCTCAAAGATTCATCAGACAAGATCAGTAGTAGCTACTTATGGCAGAGCTTCGATTACCCAACAGATACCTTGTTACCGGAGATGAAGATCGGTTGGAACTTGGACACAGGAACGGAGAAGCACTTAACATCATGGAAAGTCAAAGGTGAAGACCCTTCAAGCGGTGACTACACTATGAAGGTAGATTACCATGGTTTACCTGAGATTCTCCTCAGCAAAAACCAAACAATAATATGCCGAAGTGGTCCTTGGAATGGTGAGAGATTCAGTGGGCATCCGGCGATGAAAGATAACACCTATGGTCTCAAGTTCAATTTCACTTATGATGTGCAcagtgtgtttttctctttttccatTACAAAATCTTCCTTGTTGTCTAGAACAATTGTGACATCTGATTCTGATGGTGAGTTTCAACGCTACATGTGGATACAAGGAAGTTGGAACCAGTTCTGGTACCTTCCAGCGGATCAATGCGATTACTATGGACAGTGTGGTCCGTATGGAGTGTGTGACAATGATGCTTCGCCGATTTGCACTTGTATGCAGGGGTTCAGGCCTAAGAACCAGGAAGCTTGGAACTTGAGAGATGGGTCTGATGGGTGTGTGAGGAATACGGGTTTGAATTGTTCCACTGACAAGTTCTTGCATCTTGAGAACATGAAGCTGCCGGAGACAAGCAGCGTGTTTATGAATAAGAGTATGACACTTGATGAATGTGGGAGTTTGTGTAAGAGAAATTGTTCATGCACTGCCTATGCAAACATCTACATCACAAATGGAGGAAGTGGCTGTGTTATGTGGCTTAGCCAACTCTTTGACATGAGCGTCTACCGTACGGATGGTCAAGATCTCTATGTCAGATTGGCAGCTGCTGATATAG GATCTACTAGCTCCAACAAGAATCATAGAGTAGTACAGGCTGTTGGCATCACACTTATTGTTTTAGTTTTGGGATTGGTTGCTATTTGTTACCTAATGAAGAAGAGTAAACAAAGATCTAGAG GTTTTGTCCGCAGAAGTCATGATTGGATAATGAATGAGGTGGTGTTTTCTAGAAAACACTTACGTGATGAAAGGAACATGGATGATCTGGAATTGCCAATGTTTGATTTCGATACCTTAACAATGGCTACAAACAATTTCTCTCAAGATAATAAACTTGGAGAAGGAGGCTTCGGTAGAGTTTATAGA GGAAGATTGATTGAAGGCCAAGAAATTGCTGTGAAGAGATTATCAAAGAAATCTGGACAAGGAAATGAAGAGTTCAAGAATGAAGTCAAGTTAATTGTCAAGCTGCAACACCAAAATCTTGTTCGGTTGCTTGGTTGCTGCATTGAGAAGGATGAGAAGATGTTGGTGTATGAGTATTTGGAAAATAGAGGCCTTGATTCCATTTTATTTG ACAAATCGAAAAGACCCTTGCTTGATTGGGAAAGACGTTTCAATATTATCTATGGGATAGCTAAAGGGCTTCTTTATTTGCATCAAGATTCGAGATATCGAATTATTCATAGAGATCTCAAGACAAGTAACAtattattagataatgaaatGAATCCAAAAATATCAGACTTTGGAATCGCTAGAATTTTTGACAAAAATCAAATGCAAGCAAAAACATTAAGAATTATTGGAACATA TGGTTATATGTCTCCTGAATATGCTATGGACGGAAACTTCTCAATAAAATCTGATGTTTTTAGCTTTGGAGTTATGGTATTAGAGATTATAACCGGAAAAAAGAATAGAGAGTTTTACAGTGATAACAATGAATTGAATCTTCTAGGAAAT GTATGGAGGCATTGGCATGAAGGAACTGCACTGACACTAATTGATCCATCCATTGGCAATTCATACGCAGAATCTAAAGTTATGAGATGCATACATATTAGTCTCTTATGTGTACAAGAACGTGCAGAAGATAGACCAACAATGTCTTCAGTGATCTTAATGTTGAGTAGTGAAGCTCCATCAATGCCAAAACCTAAAATTCCTGGATTTTCCGCAAGGACAAATTATCCAGAGATTGATTCATCTTCAAACAAGCAAAATGATATCTGGAGTGTGAATCAAGTCACAATCACAATGTTAGATGCTAGGTAG
- the LOC130955927 gene encoding receptor-like serine/threonine-protein kinase SD1-8 isoform X2 — protein MRRIFFPHLNYLIIILISFIFITISTSSDTLTGTQILTTNQTLLSQNQTFVLGFFRVSDTNYYLGIWYNNINPQTIVWVANRDNPIDNSTGYLMIGDNGNLVLLNSSGNPAWSSNQTNAKNPVLQLLDTGNLVLKDSSDKISSSYLWQSFDYPTDTLLPEMKIGWNLDTGTEKHLTSWKVKGEDPSSGDYTMKVDYHGLPEILLSKNQTIICRSGPWNGERFSGHPAMKDNTYGLKFNFTYDVHSVFFSFSITKSSLLSRTIVTSDSDGEFQRYMWIQGSWNQFWYLPADQCDYYGQCGPYGVCDNDASPICTCMQGFRPKNQEAWNLRDGSDGCVRNTGLNCSTDKFLHLENMKLPETSSVFMNKSMTLDECGSLCKRNCSCTAYANIYITNGGSGCVMWLSQLFDMSVYRTDGQDLYVRLAAADIGSTSSNKNHRVVQAVGITLIVLVLGLVAICYLMKKSKQRSRGFVRRSHDWIMNEVVFSRKHLRDERNMDDLELPMFDFDTLTMATNNFSQDNKLGEGGFGRVYRGRLIEGQEIAVKRLSKKSGQGNEEFKNEVKLIVKLQHQNLVRLLGCCIEKDEKMLVYEYLENRGLDSILFGSIVYFNIFFFLIMIYICFALILSLYVLIITNVADKSKRPLLDWERRFNIIYGIAKGLLYLHQDSRYRIIHRDLKTSNILLDNEMNPKISDFGIARIFDKNQMQAKTLRIIGTYGYMSPEYAMDGNFSIKSDVFSFGVMVLEIITGKKNREFYSDNNELNLLGNVWRHWHEGTALTLIDPSIGNSYAESKVMRCIHISLLCVQERAEDRPTMSSVILMLSSEAPSMPKPKIPGFSARTNYPEIDSSSNKQNDIWSVNQVTITMLDAR, from the exons ATGAGGAGAATCTTCTTCCCACACCTTAACtacctcatcatcattcttattAGCTTCATCTTCATCACTATATCAACCTCCTCGGATACTTTAACCGGAACACAAATCCTCACAACCAACCAAACCCTGTTGTCACAAAACCAAACCTTCGTGCTGGGCTTCTTCAGAGTTTCCGACACCAACTATTACCTTGGAATATGGTATAACAACATCAATCCTCAAACAATAGTTTGGGTTGCAAACAGAGACAACCCCATTGATAACTCCACGGGCTATCTTATGATTGGAGACAACGGAAACCTTGTCCTCCTCAATTCATCCGGGAACCCTGCATGGTCCTCCAACCAAACCAACGCCAAGAATCCAGTTCTCCAGCTCCTTGATACTGGTAACCTTGTTCTCAAAGATTCATCAGACAAGATCAGTAGTAGCTACTTATGGCAGAGCTTCGATTACCCAACAGATACCTTGTTACCGGAGATGAAGATCGGTTGGAACTTGGACACAGGAACGGAGAAGCACTTAACATCATGGAAAGTCAAAGGTGAAGACCCTTCAAGCGGTGACTACACTATGAAGGTAGATTACCATGGTTTACCTGAGATTCTCCTCAGCAAAAACCAAACAATAATATGCCGAAGTGGTCCTTGGAATGGTGAGAGATTCAGTGGGCATCCGGCGATGAAAGATAACACCTATGGTCTCAAGTTCAATTTCACTTATGATGTGCAcagtgtgtttttctctttttccatTACAAAATCTTCCTTGTTGTCTAGAACAATTGTGACATCTGATTCTGATGGTGAGTTTCAACGCTACATGTGGATACAAGGAAGTTGGAACCAGTTCTGGTACCTTCCAGCGGATCAATGCGATTACTATGGACAGTGTGGTCCGTATGGAGTGTGTGACAATGATGCTTCGCCGATTTGCACTTGTATGCAGGGGTTCAGGCCTAAGAACCAGGAAGCTTGGAACTTGAGAGATGGGTCTGATGGGTGTGTGAGGAATACGGGTTTGAATTGTTCCACTGACAAGTTCTTGCATCTTGAGAACATGAAGCTGCCGGAGACAAGCAGCGTGTTTATGAATAAGAGTATGACACTTGATGAATGTGGGAGTTTGTGTAAGAGAAATTGTTCATGCACTGCCTATGCAAACATCTACATCACAAATGGAGGAAGTGGCTGTGTTATGTGGCTTAGCCAACTCTTTGACATGAGCGTCTACCGTACGGATGGTCAAGATCTCTATGTCAGATTGGCAGCTGCTGATATAG GATCTACTAGCTCCAACAAGAATCATAGAGTAGTACAGGCTGTTGGCATCACACTTATTGTTTTAGTTTTGGGATTGGTTGCTATTTGTTACCTAATGAAGAAGAGTAAACAAAGATCTAGAG GTTTTGTCCGCAGAAGTCATGATTGGATAATGAATGAGGTGGTGTTTTCTAGAAAACACTTACGTGATGAAAGGAACATGGATGATCTGGAATTGCCAATGTTTGATTTCGATACCTTAACAATGGCTACAAACAATTTCTCTCAAGATAATAAACTTGGAGAAGGAGGCTTCGGTAGAGTTTATAGA GGAAGATTGATTGAAGGCCAAGAAATTGCTGTGAAGAGATTATCAAAGAAATCTGGACAAGGAAATGAAGAGTTCAAGAATGAAGTCAAGTTAATTGTCAAGCTGCAACACCAAAATCTTGTTCGGTTGCTTGGTTGCTGCATTGAGAAGGATGAGAAGATGTTGGTGTATGAGTATTTGGAAAATAGAGGCCTTGATTCCATTTTATTTGGTAGTATTGTTTATTtcaatattttcttctttctgaTTATGATCTATATTTGTTTTGCTCTTATCCTTAGTTTATAtgtattaataataactaatgTTGCAGACAAATCGAAAAGACCCTTGCTTGATTGGGAAAGACGTTTCAATATTATCTATGGGATAGCTAAAGGGCTTCTTTATTTGCATCAAGATTCGAGATATCGAATTATTCATAGAGATCTCAAGACAAGTAACAtattattagataatgaaatGAATCCAAAAATATCAGACTTTGGAATCGCTAGAATTTTTGACAAAAATCAAATGCAAGCAAAAACATTAAGAATTATTGGAACATA TGGTTATATGTCTCCTGAATATGCTATGGACGGAAACTTCTCAATAAAATCTGATGTTTTTAGCTTTGGAGTTATGGTATTAGAGATTATAACCGGAAAAAAGAATAGAGAGTTTTACAGTGATAACAATGAATTGAATCTTCTAGGAAAT GTATGGAGGCATTGGCATGAAGGAACTGCACTGACACTAATTGATCCATCCATTGGCAATTCATACGCAGAATCTAAAGTTATGAGATGCATACATATTAGTCTCTTATGTGTACAAGAACGTGCAGAAGATAGACCAACAATGTCTTCAGTGATCTTAATGTTGAGTAGTGAAGCTCCATCAATGCCAAAACCTAAAATTCCTGGATTTTCCGCAAGGACAAATTATCCAGAGATTGATTCATCTTCAAACAAGCAAAATGATATCTGGAGTGTGAATCAAGTCACAATCACAATGTTAGATGCTAGGTAG
- the LOC130955927 gene encoding receptor-like serine/threonine-protein kinase SD1-8 isoform X3, translated as MRRIFFPHLNYLIIILISFIFITISTSSDTLTGTQILTTNQTLLSQNQTFVLGFFRVSDTNYYLGIWYNNINPQTIVWVANRDNPIDNSTGYLMIGDNGNLVLLNSSGNPAWSSNQTNAKNPVLQLLDTGNLVLKDSSDKISSSYLWQSFDYPTDTLLPEMKIGWNLDTGTEKHLTSWKVKGEDPSSGDYTMKVDYHGLPEILLSKNQTIICRSGPWNGERFSGHPAMKDNTYGLKFNFTYDVHSVFFSFSITKSSLLSRTIVTSDSDGEFQRYMWIQGSWNQFWYLPADQCDYYGQCGPYGVCDNDASPICTCMQGFRPKNQEAWNLRDGSDGCVRNTGLNCSTDKFLHLENMKLPETSSVFMNKSMTLDECGSLCKRNCSCTAYANIYITNGGSGCVMWLSQLFDMSVYRTDGQDLYVRLAAADIGSTSSNKNHRVVQAVGITLIVLVLGLVAICYLMKKSKQRSRAAIPGFVRRSHDWIMNEVVFSRKHLRDERNMDDLELPMFDFDTLTMATNNFSQDNKLGEGGFGRVYRGRLIEGQEIAVKRLSKKSGQGNEEFKNEVKLIVKLQHQNLVRLLGCCIEKDEKMLVYEYLENRGLDSILFDKSKRPLLDWERRFNIIYGIAKGLLYLHQDSRYRIIHRDLKTSNILLDNEMNPKISDFGIARIFDKNQMQAKTLRIIGTYGYMSPEYAMDGNFSIKSDVFSFGVMVLEIITGKKNREFYSDNNELNLLGNVWRHWHEGTALTLIDPSIGNSYAESKVMRCIHISLLCVQERAEDRPTMSSVILMLSSEAPSMPKPKIPGFSARTNYPEIDSSSNKQNDIWSVNQVTITMLDAR; from the exons ATGAGGAGAATCTTCTTCCCACACCTTAACtacctcatcatcattcttattAGCTTCATCTTCATCACTATATCAACCTCCTCGGATACTTTAACCGGAACACAAATCCTCACAACCAACCAAACCCTGTTGTCACAAAACCAAACCTTCGTGCTGGGCTTCTTCAGAGTTTCCGACACCAACTATTACCTTGGAATATGGTATAACAACATCAATCCTCAAACAATAGTTTGGGTTGCAAACAGAGACAACCCCATTGATAACTCCACGGGCTATCTTATGATTGGAGACAACGGAAACCTTGTCCTCCTCAATTCATCCGGGAACCCTGCATGGTCCTCCAACCAAACCAACGCCAAGAATCCAGTTCTCCAGCTCCTTGATACTGGTAACCTTGTTCTCAAAGATTCATCAGACAAGATCAGTAGTAGCTACTTATGGCAGAGCTTCGATTACCCAACAGATACCTTGTTACCGGAGATGAAGATCGGTTGGAACTTGGACACAGGAACGGAGAAGCACTTAACATCATGGAAAGTCAAAGGTGAAGACCCTTCAAGCGGTGACTACACTATGAAGGTAGATTACCATGGTTTACCTGAGATTCTCCTCAGCAAAAACCAAACAATAATATGCCGAAGTGGTCCTTGGAATGGTGAGAGATTCAGTGGGCATCCGGCGATGAAAGATAACACCTATGGTCTCAAGTTCAATTTCACTTATGATGTGCAcagtgtgtttttctctttttccatTACAAAATCTTCCTTGTTGTCTAGAACAATTGTGACATCTGATTCTGATGGTGAGTTTCAACGCTACATGTGGATACAAGGAAGTTGGAACCAGTTCTGGTACCTTCCAGCGGATCAATGCGATTACTATGGACAGTGTGGTCCGTATGGAGTGTGTGACAATGATGCTTCGCCGATTTGCACTTGTATGCAGGGGTTCAGGCCTAAGAACCAGGAAGCTTGGAACTTGAGAGATGGGTCTGATGGGTGTGTGAGGAATACGGGTTTGAATTGTTCCACTGACAAGTTCTTGCATCTTGAGAACATGAAGCTGCCGGAGACAAGCAGCGTGTTTATGAATAAGAGTATGACACTTGATGAATGTGGGAGTTTGTGTAAGAGAAATTGTTCATGCACTGCCTATGCAAACATCTACATCACAAATGGAGGAAGTGGCTGTGTTATGTGGCTTAGCCAACTCTTTGACATGAGCGTCTACCGTACGGATGGTCAAGATCTCTATGTCAGATTGGCAGCTGCTGATATAG GATCTACTAGCTCCAACAAGAATCATAGAGTAGTACAGGCTGTTGGCATCACACTTATTGTTTTAGTTTTGGGATTGGTTGCTATTTGTTACCTAATGAAGAAGAGTAAACAAAGATCTAGAG CCGCTATTCCAGGTTTTGTCCGCAGAAGTCATGATTGGATAATGAATGAGGTGGTGTTTTCTAGAAAACACTTACGTGATGAAAGGAACATGGATGATCTGGAATTGCCAATGTTTGATTTCGATACCTTAACAATGGCTACAAACAATTTCTCTCAAGATAATAAACTTGGAGAAGGAGGCTTCGGTAGAGTTTATAGA GGAAGATTGATTGAAGGCCAAGAAATTGCTGTGAAGAGATTATCAAAGAAATCTGGACAAGGAAATGAAGAGTTCAAGAATGAAGTCAAGTTAATTGTCAAGCTGCAACACCAAAATCTTGTTCGGTTGCTTGGTTGCTGCATTGAGAAGGATGAGAAGATGTTGGTGTATGAGTATTTGGAAAATAGAGGCCTTGATTCCATTTTATTTG ACAAATCGAAAAGACCCTTGCTTGATTGGGAAAGACGTTTCAATATTATCTATGGGATAGCTAAAGGGCTTCTTTATTTGCATCAAGATTCGAGATATCGAATTATTCATAGAGATCTCAAGACAAGTAACAtattattagataatgaaatGAATCCAAAAATATCAGACTTTGGAATCGCTAGAATTTTTGACAAAAATCAAATGCAAGCAAAAACATTAAGAATTATTGGAACATA TGGTTATATGTCTCCTGAATATGCTATGGACGGAAACTTCTCAATAAAATCTGATGTTTTTAGCTTTGGAGTTATGGTATTAGAGATTATAACCGGAAAAAAGAATAGAGAGTTTTACAGTGATAACAATGAATTGAATCTTCTAGGAAAT GTATGGAGGCATTGGCATGAAGGAACTGCACTGACACTAATTGATCCATCCATTGGCAATTCATACGCAGAATCTAAAGTTATGAGATGCATACATATTAGTCTCTTATGTGTACAAGAACGTGCAGAAGATAGACCAACAATGTCTTCAGTGATCTTAATGTTGAGTAGTGAAGCTCCATCAATGCCAAAACCTAAAATTCCTGGATTTTCCGCAAGGACAAATTATCCAGAGATTGATTCATCTTCAAACAAGCAAAATGATATCTGGAGTGTGAATCAAGTCACAATCACAATGTTAGATGCTAGGTAG
- the LOC130955927 gene encoding receptor-like serine/threonine-protein kinase SD1-8 isoform X1 codes for MRRIFFPHLNYLIIILISFIFITISTSSDTLTGTQILTTNQTLLSQNQTFVLGFFRVSDTNYYLGIWYNNINPQTIVWVANRDNPIDNSTGYLMIGDNGNLVLLNSSGNPAWSSNQTNAKNPVLQLLDTGNLVLKDSSDKISSSYLWQSFDYPTDTLLPEMKIGWNLDTGTEKHLTSWKVKGEDPSSGDYTMKVDYHGLPEILLSKNQTIICRSGPWNGERFSGHPAMKDNTYGLKFNFTYDVHSVFFSFSITKSSLLSRTIVTSDSDGEFQRYMWIQGSWNQFWYLPADQCDYYGQCGPYGVCDNDASPICTCMQGFRPKNQEAWNLRDGSDGCVRNTGLNCSTDKFLHLENMKLPETSSVFMNKSMTLDECGSLCKRNCSCTAYANIYITNGGSGCVMWLSQLFDMSVYRTDGQDLYVRLAAADIGSTSSNKNHRVVQAVGITLIVLVLGLVAICYLMKKSKQRSRAAIPGFVRRSHDWIMNEVVFSRKHLRDERNMDDLELPMFDFDTLTMATNNFSQDNKLGEGGFGRVYRGRLIEGQEIAVKRLSKKSGQGNEEFKNEVKLIVKLQHQNLVRLLGCCIEKDEKMLVYEYLENRGLDSILFGSIVYFNIFFFLIMIYICFALILSLYVLIITNVADKSKRPLLDWERRFNIIYGIAKGLLYLHQDSRYRIIHRDLKTSNILLDNEMNPKISDFGIARIFDKNQMQAKTLRIIGTYGYMSPEYAMDGNFSIKSDVFSFGVMVLEIITGKKNREFYSDNNELNLLGNVWRHWHEGTALTLIDPSIGNSYAESKVMRCIHISLLCVQERAEDRPTMSSVILMLSSEAPSMPKPKIPGFSARTNYPEIDSSSNKQNDIWSVNQVTITMLDAR; via the exons ATGAGGAGAATCTTCTTCCCACACCTTAACtacctcatcatcattcttattAGCTTCATCTTCATCACTATATCAACCTCCTCGGATACTTTAACCGGAACACAAATCCTCACAACCAACCAAACCCTGTTGTCACAAAACCAAACCTTCGTGCTGGGCTTCTTCAGAGTTTCCGACACCAACTATTACCTTGGAATATGGTATAACAACATCAATCCTCAAACAATAGTTTGGGTTGCAAACAGAGACAACCCCATTGATAACTCCACGGGCTATCTTATGATTGGAGACAACGGAAACCTTGTCCTCCTCAATTCATCCGGGAACCCTGCATGGTCCTCCAACCAAACCAACGCCAAGAATCCAGTTCTCCAGCTCCTTGATACTGGTAACCTTGTTCTCAAAGATTCATCAGACAAGATCAGTAGTAGCTACTTATGGCAGAGCTTCGATTACCCAACAGATACCTTGTTACCGGAGATGAAGATCGGTTGGAACTTGGACACAGGAACGGAGAAGCACTTAACATCATGGAAAGTCAAAGGTGAAGACCCTTCAAGCGGTGACTACACTATGAAGGTAGATTACCATGGTTTACCTGAGATTCTCCTCAGCAAAAACCAAACAATAATATGCCGAAGTGGTCCTTGGAATGGTGAGAGATTCAGTGGGCATCCGGCGATGAAAGATAACACCTATGGTCTCAAGTTCAATTTCACTTATGATGTGCAcagtgtgtttttctctttttccatTACAAAATCTTCCTTGTTGTCTAGAACAATTGTGACATCTGATTCTGATGGTGAGTTTCAACGCTACATGTGGATACAAGGAAGTTGGAACCAGTTCTGGTACCTTCCAGCGGATCAATGCGATTACTATGGACAGTGTGGTCCGTATGGAGTGTGTGACAATGATGCTTCGCCGATTTGCACTTGTATGCAGGGGTTCAGGCCTAAGAACCAGGAAGCTTGGAACTTGAGAGATGGGTCTGATGGGTGTGTGAGGAATACGGGTTTGAATTGTTCCACTGACAAGTTCTTGCATCTTGAGAACATGAAGCTGCCGGAGACAAGCAGCGTGTTTATGAATAAGAGTATGACACTTGATGAATGTGGGAGTTTGTGTAAGAGAAATTGTTCATGCACTGCCTATGCAAACATCTACATCACAAATGGAGGAAGTGGCTGTGTTATGTGGCTTAGCCAACTCTTTGACATGAGCGTCTACCGTACGGATGGTCAAGATCTCTATGTCAGATTGGCAGCTGCTGATATAG GATCTACTAGCTCCAACAAGAATCATAGAGTAGTACAGGCTGTTGGCATCACACTTATTGTTTTAGTTTTGGGATTGGTTGCTATTTGTTACCTAATGAAGAAGAGTAAACAAAGATCTAGAG CCGCTATTCCAGGTTTTGTCCGCAGAAGTCATGATTGGATAATGAATGAGGTGGTGTTTTCTAGAAAACACTTACGTGATGAAAGGAACATGGATGATCTGGAATTGCCAATGTTTGATTTCGATACCTTAACAATGGCTACAAACAATTTCTCTCAAGATAATAAACTTGGAGAAGGAGGCTTCGGTAGAGTTTATAGA GGAAGATTGATTGAAGGCCAAGAAATTGCTGTGAAGAGATTATCAAAGAAATCTGGACAAGGAAATGAAGAGTTCAAGAATGAAGTCAAGTTAATTGTCAAGCTGCAACACCAAAATCTTGTTCGGTTGCTTGGTTGCTGCATTGAGAAGGATGAGAAGATGTTGGTGTATGAGTATTTGGAAAATAGAGGCCTTGATTCCATTTTATTTGGTAGTATTGTTTATTtcaatattttcttctttctgaTTATGATCTATATTTGTTTTGCTCTTATCCTTAGTTTATAtgtattaataataactaatgTTGCAGACAAATCGAAAAGACCCTTGCTTGATTGGGAAAGACGTTTCAATATTATCTATGGGATAGCTAAAGGGCTTCTTTATTTGCATCAAGATTCGAGATATCGAATTATTCATAGAGATCTCAAGACAAGTAACAtattattagataatgaaatGAATCCAAAAATATCAGACTTTGGAATCGCTAGAATTTTTGACAAAAATCAAATGCAAGCAAAAACATTAAGAATTATTGGAACATA TGGTTATATGTCTCCTGAATATGCTATGGACGGAAACTTCTCAATAAAATCTGATGTTTTTAGCTTTGGAGTTATGGTATTAGAGATTATAACCGGAAAAAAGAATAGAGAGTTTTACAGTGATAACAATGAATTGAATCTTCTAGGAAAT GTATGGAGGCATTGGCATGAAGGAACTGCACTGACACTAATTGATCCATCCATTGGCAATTCATACGCAGAATCTAAAGTTATGAGATGCATACATATTAGTCTCTTATGTGTACAAGAACGTGCAGAAGATAGACCAACAATGTCTTCAGTGATCTTAATGTTGAGTAGTGAAGCTCCATCAATGCCAAAACCTAAAATTCCTGGATTTTCCGCAAGGACAAATTATCCAGAGATTGATTCATCTTCAAACAAGCAAAATGATATCTGGAGTGTGAATCAAGTCACAATCACAATGTTAGATGCTAGGTAG